In a single window of the Anaerocolumna cellulosilytica genome:
- a CDS encoding O-antigen ligase family protein has translation MKGTITSSTLRQTGGNNRLESSGSNKIFLLPLVFISAILPFIMRSYQFSTNLGQFAWFAEDDTKVDIFLFYKQVFLLIACTVMLVCLIYKIVKEKITLSVIPALIPVFLYGIMALLSTLFSKYSSFGYKGVYEQFESVFALLGYCLIVYYAYLFIQTEEDVRFILKYLLYSVLAFSLLGLLQAINLDPIVSDIGKRIYLGREYWDYLDKFTLSFEPGRVYLTFYNPNYVGSYTALIIPILLGLLLTEKEGKKKICYILGLLGMGISLIRSGSETGMIALFVAILFFIFFFRKYIFKYKKIIFPIAGIGAVCIVVLIGVKFTTITEKVQSVFNLNQATPSITSIKTEEDLTITYKGNDLKLNLFVDSNGIILLPMDKDMNSLPFSTNENGKYTMEDERFAGIEMSIVTYNDIVCLDVSIEGTEWVFTNQLENDSTYYYLNAVGKFDKIVAADSAVFSGYESLATGRGYIWSRTIPLLKDRILLGSGAETYMMAFPQQDYVQKANYGFGGQLLTRPHNLYLQIGVQTGVVSLLAFLVFYIMYFISSIRIYKNGTFDSYLSIVGVSTFLGTIGYMITGLSNDSSITVAPVFWVLIGIGIAINYRLKLSKTNN, from the coding sequence ATGAAAGGAACAATTACTTCCTCAACCTTGAGACAAACCGGTGGAAACAATCGTTTAGAATCCTCAGGCAGCAATAAAATATTTTTATTACCCTTAGTGTTTATAAGTGCCATCCTGCCTTTTATTATGCGTTCCTACCAATTCAGTACAAATTTAGGACAGTTCGCATGGTTTGCAGAGGATGACACAAAGGTGGATATCTTCTTATTTTACAAACAGGTCTTTCTATTGATTGCCTGTACAGTAATGTTAGTATGCCTTATTTATAAAATCGTGAAGGAAAAGATAACGTTATCTGTAATACCTGCTTTAATCCCCGTCTTTTTATATGGTATTATGGCTTTACTTTCTACCTTATTCTCAAAATATTCATCTTTTGGCTATAAAGGTGTTTATGAGCAGTTTGAATCTGTATTCGCCCTCCTAGGCTACTGTCTGATTGTATACTATGCCTATCTTTTCATTCAGACAGAAGAGGACGTCAGATTTATCTTAAAATACCTGTTATACAGTGTGCTTGCTTTTAGTTTATTAGGACTTCTACAAGCAATTAACCTTGATCCTATTGTTAGTGATATTGGAAAAAGAATATACCTTGGAAGGGAATATTGGGATTATCTTGATAAATTCACCCTTTCCTTTGAACCCGGACGAGTTTATTTAACCTTTTATAATCCGAACTATGTGGGCAGCTACACGGCACTTATTATCCCTATTCTCTTAGGACTTCTACTGACAGAGAAAGAAGGTAAAAAGAAAATTTGTTACATTCTTGGCCTATTAGGTATGGGGATATCGCTAATCAGATCTGGGTCTGAAACAGGTATGATTGCATTATTTGTTGCGATACTATTTTTCATTTTCTTCTTTCGAAAGTACATATTTAAATACAAGAAGATTATTTTTCCTATTGCCGGAATCGGAGCAGTATGCATCGTAGTATTAATAGGTGTTAAATTTACAACCATTACAGAAAAAGTCCAATCTGTATTTAACTTAAACCAAGCAACACCATCCATTACATCGATTAAAACGGAAGAAGATCTGACTATAACCTATAAGGGAAATGATTTAAAGCTTAATCTGTTTGTTGACTCTAATGGTATTATACTTCTCCCTATGGATAAAGATATGAATTCACTGCCCTTTTCCACGAATGAGAATGGAAAATATACCATGGAGGATGAACGCTTTGCAGGTATTGAGATGTCGATTGTCACCTATAATGATATAGTTTGTTTAGATGTATCCATTGAAGGAACTGAATGGGTATTCACCAATCAACTTGAAAACGATAGCACTTATTATTACTTGAATGCTGTAGGTAAATTCGATAAAATTGTTGCTGCTGATTCGGCAGTATTTTCGGGTTACGAATCCTTGGCAACCGGTAGAGGTTATATCTGGTCACGTACGATTCCTTTATTAAAGGATCGCATCCTCTTAGGTTCCGGTGCTGAAACCTATATGATGGCTTTTCCTCAGCAGGATTATGTGCAGAAGGCAAATTACGGTTTTGGCGGACAGCTTTTAACCAGACCTCATAACCTATATCTACAGATAGGTGTACAGACAGGTGTTGTGTCCTTGTTGGCATTCTTAGTCTTTTACATAATGTACTTTATAAGCAGTATCCGTATCTATAAGAATGGAACGTTTGATTCTTATCTTTCCATCGTTGGTGTTTCCACCTTTCTTGGAACCATTGGTTATATGATAACCGGTCTTTCCAATGACTCTTCAATTACAGTTGCACCTGTATTTTGGGTTCTAATAGGAATAGGCATTGCTATTAATTACAGATTAAAACTTAGCAAAACTAATAATTAA
- a CDS encoding AIPR family protein, whose translation MKRTKSLNTKRQVKIMDIAKQIIDQRVNKILEDNKELFTEGDVEKKRSKAFLLLGVAAYLDIDIAEAAQFITDGGSDGGFDAAYIVENQDSQLTVVLFQSKYSRKLENDSNFPANAIEKAVNTVRCVFDPGARIELNPKSKEKVDEVRSFILDGQIPYVTFVMLNNGLSWNMEGENHISNAFAGQEQVQFVHFNHKNIIQYINRTTSINTQFTLSGKAIQENFNYKRVILGRISIMEIYELMEKYGDGLLEKNIRRYLGKNSVNDGIVQTLLDEEKRQNFFFFNNGVTMICEKFSYNGLQEKDWIVKINKLQIINGGQTCKTIHQTVKENSEVDFSQVYLLVRLYEVNDDEGIIQDITYATNSQNPVDFRDLKSNDDRQVLLEKGTEALGFIYKRKRDNASNTNVIPSTVAAEAVLAVWREQPHLAKYKRNEFFDKYYLEIFDNLNAAQMILSVLIFRYCDNNRKRFSDSEEVQTHRPFSQHFLAYMIGKQLLHHFDIDLNRVTHANFNELKDYFEQNKEELYSKAENQMTHILKDYFNYNMLSDIDGRTMAAAFRRFDILVRYLKNKIWWETNM comes from the coding sequence ATGAAACGGACAAAATCTTTAAATACCAAAAGGCAGGTGAAAATAATGGATATAGCAAAGCAGATTATTGATCAAAGAGTAAATAAAATTCTAGAAGATAATAAAGAACTATTTACAGAGGGAGATGTGGAAAAAAAGAGGTCGAAGGCTTTTTTACTATTAGGGGTAGCCGCTTATCTGGACATTGATATTGCGGAAGCGGCTCAATTCATTACAGATGGAGGCAGTGATGGTGGATTTGATGCTGCCTATATTGTAGAAAATCAAGATTCCCAATTGACTGTGGTTTTATTCCAGTCAAAATATTCACGTAAACTGGAGAACGACAGTAACTTCCCTGCCAATGCTATAGAAAAAGCAGTCAATACTGTAAGGTGCGTGTTTGATCCTGGGGCACGTATTGAATTGAATCCAAAGAGCAAAGAAAAGGTTGATGAAGTTCGTTCCTTTATTTTAGATGGTCAGATTCCCTATGTGACGTTTGTAATGCTTAATAATGGACTAAGCTGGAACATGGAGGGAGAAAATCATATTAGCAATGCTTTTGCTGGACAGGAGCAGGTTCAATTTGTACACTTTAATCATAAGAATATTATTCAATATATAAACCGAACCACCTCAATTAACACTCAGTTCACGTTAAGTGGCAAAGCAATACAGGAAAACTTTAATTATAAACGAGTTATTCTGGGGCGTATTTCTATCATGGAAATCTATGAATTAATGGAAAAGTATGGTGATGGTTTATTAGAAAAAAACATACGACGCTATTTGGGTAAAAATTCAGTGAACGATGGAATTGTTCAAACTTTGCTAGATGAGGAAAAGCGACAGAACTTTTTTTTCTTCAATAATGGGGTCACTATGATATGTGAAAAGTTCAGCTATAATGGCTTGCAAGAAAAGGATTGGATTGTTAAAATTAACAAGCTCCAGATTATTAATGGAGGACAAACCTGCAAGACGATTCATCAAACTGTAAAGGAGAATTCAGAGGTTGACTTTTCACAAGTATATTTATTGGTTCGTCTTTATGAGGTAAATGATGATGAGGGCATCATTCAGGACATCACATATGCAACTAACAGTCAGAATCCTGTAGATTTTAGAGACTTGAAATCAAATGATGATAGGCAGGTGCTACTAGAAAAGGGAACAGAGGCACTGGGCTTTATCTATAAGAGAAAAAGAGACAATGCATCAAATACCAATGTGATTCCTTCCACCGTAGCTGCTGAGGCAGTTTTAGCTGTATGGCGCGAACAGCCACACCTGGCAAAATACAAAAGAAATGAATTTTTTGATAAATATTACCTAGAAATCTTCGATAATTTAAATGCAGCCCAAATGATACTGTCAGTTTTGATATTCCGCTATTGTGACAATAACAGGAAACGTTTTAGTGATAGTGAAGAAGTACAGACACATCGCCCATTCAGTCAGCACTTTCTGGCATATATGATTGGAAAGCAGCTTTTGCACCATTTTGATATTGATTTAAACCGAGTAACGCATGCCAATTTTAATGAGCTTAAGGATTATTTTGAGCAAAATAAAGAAGAGCTTTATAGCAAGGCAGAGAACCAAATGACACATATATTAAAGGACTATTTTAATTACAATATGCTTAGTGACATTGATGGGCGAACCATGGCAGCAGCATTTCGTCGGTTTGATATTTTGGTTCGGTATTTAAAGAATAAAATATGGTGGGAAACAAATATGTAA
- a CDS encoding sugar transferase, whose amino-acid sequence MYINKIKRLIDLILSFLAMILLSWLFLITIATIKLTSKGPAFFFQKRIGKDKKEFNIIKFRTMKIDTPKNTPTHLLESPEKYITSVGKLLRKTSLDELPQLINIIKGDMSIVGPRPALWNQYDLIAERDKYGANNVRPGLTGWAQVNGRDEIPIEIKAKLDGDYIKRMGFIFDIKCMFKTVSCVIKREGVKEGLQEGIRYEEGSGDWCQ is encoded by the coding sequence ATGTACATAAATAAAATAAAGAGGTTGATTGATTTAATACTGTCTTTTCTGGCTATGATTTTATTGTCATGGTTATTTTTGATTACAATAGCAACCATTAAGCTGACATCAAAAGGGCCTGCATTCTTTTTTCAAAAAAGAATCGGCAAGGATAAGAAAGAATTTAATATTATAAAGTTTCGTACGATGAAGATAGATACTCCTAAAAATACGCCAACTCATCTGCTGGAGAGCCCAGAGAAGTACATAACTAGTGTTGGTAAATTACTTCGAAAAACCAGTCTGGATGAACTACCTCAATTGATAAATATTATAAAAGGGGACATGTCTATCGTCGGTCCAAGACCTGCCCTGTGGAATCAATATGATTTAATTGCAGAGAGAGATAAATATGGTGCGAATAACGTAAGGCCAGGCTTAACAGGTTGGGCGCAGGTAAACGGCAGAGATGAGATTCCCATTGAGATAAAAGCAAAGCTAGATGGAGATTATATTAAGAGGATGGGCTTTATCTTTGATATAAAATGTATGTTTAAAACTGTAAGCTGTGTTATAAAACGTGAAGGTGTAAAAGAAGGACTGCAAGAGGGAATTCGTTATGAAGAAGGTTCTGGTGATTGGTGCCAATAG
- a CDS encoding NAD-dependent epimerase/dehydratase family protein, whose product MKKVLVIGANSYIGKKFNEYVRNSKVLELQVDMVTASDGGWRKVDFSSYDSILHLAAIVHKKEKKQIWPLYDEINHKLAVEVAKKAKENQVGQFIFLSTAAVFGNRTSCITKDTIPDPVTYYGKSKLAAENDIVKLKDKNFKVAIVRPPMVYGEGCKGNYARLEKLARFTPIFPDYHNKRSVIHIEKLIRYLNHIIKQEKEGYFYPQDKKYLNTCKEIYNIRKKIKKKTLLIKTPIILITSLINHVDIVNKMLGNMYYDESL is encoded by the coding sequence ATGAAGAAGGTTCTGGTGATTGGTGCCAATAGTTATATTGGTAAGAAATTTAATGAATATGTAAGAAATAGCAAAGTGCTGGAATTGCAAGTGGATATGGTAACTGCCTCTGATGGAGGATGGAGAAAAGTTGATTTTTCTAGTTATGATTCTATATTGCATCTTGCAGCGATTGTACATAAAAAAGAAAAGAAGCAAATCTGGCCTTTATACGATGAGATTAATCATAAACTGGCAGTTGAAGTAGCAAAGAAAGCAAAAGAGAATCAGGTGGGGCAGTTTATATTTTTAAGCACCGCAGCCGTATTCGGGAATAGGACAAGTTGTATTACTAAGGATACGATACCTGACCCTGTTACTTATTATGGGAAGTCAAAGCTTGCAGCTGAAAATGATATTGTGAAACTAAAAGATAAGAATTTTAAGGTCGCTATTGTGCGCCCTCCTATGGTGTATGGGGAAGGCTGCAAGGGGAATTATGCTAGACTTGAGAAGTTGGCTAGGTTTACACCTATATTTCCAGATTACCATAATAAAAGAAGTGTAATACATATCGAGAAGTTGATTAGGTATTTGAATCATATAATCAAGCAAGAAAAAGAAGGATACTTTTATCCTCAGGATAAGAAGTATCTTAATACATGTAAAGAGATATATAATATTAGAAAAAAAATAAAAAAGAAAACATTACTGATTAAAACGCCTATAATACTTATTACTTCTTTAATTAACCATGTAGATATTGTTAATAAGATGCTTGGAAATATGTATTATGATGAATCTTTGTAA
- a CDS encoding glycosyltransferase family 2 protein, whose product MSGPEVSIIIPAYNSAKYINKAIYSALAQSIEKEIIIIDDNSQDDLVSKLKDYDFAKDTIKYIKNQVNVGVAEARNIGVDASTGKYIAFLDADDWWIDTKLKRQLELISLKKAAFSYTAREIFNDNGTSTGKIVCTKEEITYKSLLYHNCVACSSVLLKRDIALRYPMKSSDVHEDYLTWLRILKDGNSAYGLNEPLLCYRLSKNGKSRNKVKSAKMTFGVHRKLGRNCGEAFFYTASHLLHNIFR is encoded by the coding sequence ATGTCAGGACCGGAAGTTTCAATTATTATACCGGCGTATAATAGCGCAAAATATATAAATAAAGCCATATATTCAGCTTTGGCTCAATCCATTGAAAAAGAAATAATAATAATTGATGATAACTCGCAAGATGATTTAGTATCAAAATTAAAAGATTATGATTTTGCAAAGGATACCATAAAATATATAAAAAATCAAGTAAATGTAGGAGTCGCAGAAGCAAGAAATATTGGAGTTGATGCATCCACCGGAAAATATATTGCTTTTCTTGATGCAGATGATTGGTGGATTGATACGAAACTAAAGAGGCAATTGGAATTGATTTCTTTAAAAAAAGCAGCGTTTTCTTATACCGCTAGAGAAATATTCAATGATAATGGGACTAGTACTGGTAAGATAGTATGCACGAAAGAAGAGATTACATATAAAAGCTTATTATACCACAATTGTGTAGCATGTTCATCAGTACTATTAAAAAGAGACATTGCATTAAGATATCCTATGAAATCAAGTGATGTACATGAAGACTATTTGACTTGGCTTCGAATTTTAAAAGACGGTAATTCAGCGTATGGATTAAATGAGCCATTATTATGCTATCGTCTTAGTAAGAACGGTAAATCAAGGAATAAAGTAAAATCAGCAAAAATGACTTTTGGGGTGCACAGGAAATTAGGGAGGAATTGTGGTGAAGCGTTTTTTTATACAGCATCTCATCTATTACACAATATTTTTAGATAA
- a CDS encoding glycosyltransferase family 2 protein has protein sequence MKKVQVLLSTYNGEAYIKEQLDSILAQDYPNISILIRDDGSKDNTSIILDEYCNRYANITFYKGSNIGCWQSFMDLVQNSDASASYFAFCDQDDVWKPGKISAAIKILEGMNQTVPLLYCSRYEAVGINLEKIKVTIHNINFRPSYGNAIIQNICTGCTAVINRIAVEISKEKTPNFMVQHDWWYYLIASCFGEVYYDENSYILYRQHGSNEVGARTTRIEQFKYRLKTYRKRRGNIYKQLLEFKRLYSLNADRKELLDLVLQTRNSFKSRVKMIMNKNIYRQRLSDDLIYKFIILIGDA, from the coding sequence ATGAAAAAAGTGCAAGTGCTTTTATCAACATATAATGGAGAAGCATACATTAAAGAACAACTAGATAGCATATTAGCACAAGATTATCCTAATATTAGTATATTAATTCGAGATGACGGTTCAAAAGATAATACCAGTATTATATTAGACGAATACTGTAATAGGTACGCTAATATAACTTTTTATAAAGGATCTAATATAGGCTGTTGGCAAAGTTTCATGGATTTGGTTCAGAATAGTGATGCGTCTGCTAGCTATTTTGCATTTTGTGATCAAGACGATGTTTGGAAGCCGGGCAAAATAAGTGCTGCAATAAAAATTCTGGAAGGTATGAATCAAACAGTTCCACTACTATACTGTAGCAGATATGAAGCGGTTGGTATTAATTTAGAGAAAATAAAAGTTACAATACATAATATAAATTTTAGACCTTCTTATGGAAATGCAATTATCCAAAATATCTGTACAGGTTGTACGGCCGTTATTAACAGAATTGCAGTTGAAATATCAAAAGAAAAAACACCTAATTTTATGGTACAACATGATTGGTGGTATTATCTTATAGCCTCTTGTTTTGGAGAAGTATATTACGATGAAAATTCCTATATTTTATATAGACAACATGGTAGTAATGAAGTAGGTGCCAGAACTACTCGAATTGAACAGTTTAAATATCGTCTAAAGACATATCGAAAGAGAAGAGGGAATATTTATAAACAGTTATTAGAATTTAAAAGGTTATATTCTTTAAATGCTGATAGAAAAGAGTTATTGGATTTAGTATTGCAGACTAGGAATAGTTTTAAAAGCAGGGTTAAAATGATAATGAACAAGAATATCTACCGTCAGAGGTTATCAGATGATTTGATATATAAATTTATAATTCTAATTGGAGATGCTTAA
- the rfbA gene encoding glucose-1-phosphate thymidylyltransferase RfbA — translation MKGIILAGGSGTRLYPLTMVTSKQLLPIYDKPMVYYPLSTLMLAGIRDILIISTPQDLPNFIKLLGDGSNYGINLSYAEQPSPDGLAQAFLIGEEFINGDSCAMVLGDNIFYGNGLTKHLKEAAGKKEGATVFGYYVEDPERFGIVEFDENGKAISLEEKPQNPKSNYCVTGLYFYDSRVCEFAKKVRPSDRGELEITDLNKMYLEDGTLNVVTLGRGYAWLDTGTMDALSEAAEFVKVIEKRQGIQIAAIEEIAYKNGWISKEKLIESANLYGKSIYGSHLKQVADGKIMY, via the coding sequence ATGAAAGGTATAATATTAGCTGGTGGGTCTGGAACAAGACTTTACCCATTGACAATGGTTACATCAAAGCAATTACTTCCTATTTATGATAAGCCAATGGTTTATTACCCATTATCAACATTGATGTTGGCAGGAATAAGGGATATATTAATTATATCTACACCTCAGGACTTACCTAATTTTATCAAATTATTAGGAGATGGTTCTAATTATGGCATAAATTTGTCATATGCTGAACAGCCTTCACCAGACGGATTGGCTCAGGCATTTTTGATAGGTGAAGAATTTATTAATGGTGATTCTTGTGCTATGGTTCTTGGGGATAATATTTTTTATGGAAATGGTTTAACAAAGCATCTAAAAGAAGCAGCAGGTAAAAAAGAAGGTGCTACTGTTTTTGGATATTATGTTGAAGACCCTGAACGTTTTGGTATTGTTGAATTCGATGAGAATGGAAAGGCAATATCATTGGAAGAAAAACCCCAAAATCCAAAATCTAATTATTGTGTCACAGGGCTCTATTTTTATGATAGTAGAGTTTGTGAATTCGCGAAAAAAGTAAGGCCATCAGATAGAGGAGAACTAGAAATAACAGACCTTAATAAGATGTATTTGGAGGATGGAACTCTTAATGTTGTTACATTAGGAAGAGGCTATGCTTGGTTGGATACCGGAACCATGGATGCTCTAAGTGAAGCAGCAGAATTTGTAAAAGTAATAGAAAAGAGACAAGGAATTCAGATAGCTGCAATTGAAGAAATAGCATACAAAAATGGCTGGATATCAAAAGAGAAACTTATAGAGTCTGCAAATCTTTATGGCAAATCGATTTATGGTAGTCATCTTAAGCAGGTTGCAGATGGCAAAATAATGTATTAG
- the rfbC gene encoding dTDP-4-dehydrorhamnose 3,5-epimerase translates to MNIIKTELLDVYILEPKVLGDSRGWFMESWSKKTMEEVGLNYEFVQDNHSFSAQKGTLRGLHYQKGDAAQAKLVRCAKGAVLDVAVDMREGSPTYKKWIAVELTKENGRQLLIPRGFLHGFLTLTDDVEFLYKADNYYDLNADRNIIWNEKELNINWGIDNPIVSDRDAKAPHLSDSDIYFKY, encoded by the coding sequence ATGAATATAATCAAGACAGAATTATTAGATGTTTACATATTAGAGCCAAAGGTTTTGGGAGACTCAAGAGGCTGGTTTATGGAAAGCTGGTCTAAAAAAACTATGGAGGAAGTTGGGTTAAACTATGAATTCGTTCAAGATAACCATTCATTTTCAGCGCAAAAAGGAACATTAAGAGGTTTACACTATCAGAAAGGTGATGCGGCACAAGCAAAACTAGTTCGCTGTGCAAAAGGGGCTGTATTAGATGTAGCAGTTGATATGAGAGAAGGTTCACCGACTTATAAAAAATGGATTGCGGTTGAGTTAACAAAAGAAAATGGTAGACAGCTTCTTATTCCAAGAGGATTTTTACATGGGTTTTTAACATTGACTGATGATGTGGAATTTCTATATAAGGCTGATAATTACTATGATTTAAACGCTGATAGAAATATTATTTGGAATGAAAAAGAACTCAATATTAATTGGGGAATTGATAATCCAATCGTATCTGATCGGGATGCAAAAGCACCACATTTAAGTGATAGTGACATTTATTTTAAATATTAA
- the rfbB gene encoding dTDP-glucose 4,6-dehydratase: protein MKILVTGGAGFIGGNFVHYMLEKYSEYQILCLDKLTYAGNIETLEPALKKSNFTFVKADIADRDVIYEIFEQHQPDMVVNFAAESHVDRSITDPGIFLQTNVIGTGVLLDACKKYGIKRYHQVSTDEVYGDLPLDRQDLFFTEETSIHTSSPYSASKASADLLVQAYYRTFKLPITISRCSNNYGPFHFPEKLIPLMIANALNDKQLPVYGKGENVRDWLYVEDHCIAIDLIIHNGKVGEVYNIGGHNERTNLQVVKTIIKELGKSEELIHYVTDRPGHDMRYAIDPTKIKNELGWEPTTSFDEGIKRTISWYLNNKSWWENIISGEYKNYYEKMYGNR from the coding sequence ATGAAAATATTAGTGACTGGTGGAGCAGGATTTATAGGCGGTAATTTCGTACATTATATGTTAGAAAAATATTCAGAATATCAAATACTGTGTTTGGACAAATTAACTTATGCAGGAAATATTGAAACTTTGGAACCTGCTCTAAAGAAGAGCAATTTTACATTTGTAAAAGCTGATATAGCGGATAGAGATGTTATATATGAGATATTTGAACAACACCAACCTGATATGGTTGTTAACTTTGCAGCAGAAAGTCATGTAGACCGTTCAATAACTGATCCGGGTATATTTTTACAAACTAATGTAATAGGAACAGGAGTTTTGTTGGATGCTTGTAAAAAATATGGTATAAAAAGATATCATCAGGTTTCAACGGATGAAGTATATGGAGATTTACCATTAGACAGACAAGATTTATTTTTTACAGAAGAAACTTCAATACATACCTCCAGCCCATATTCAGCATCAAAGGCATCAGCTGATTTATTGGTACAGGCTTATTATAGGACATTTAAACTTCCTATAACTATTTCTAGATGCTCAAATAACTACGGTCCATTTCATTTCCCTGAAAAGTTGATTCCATTAATGATTGCAAATGCTCTTAATGATAAACAACTTCCTGTATATGGTAAAGGTGAGAACGTAAGAGATTGGCTTTATGTTGAAGATCATTGTATTGCTATAGATTTGATTATTCATAATGGAAAAGTTGGAGAGGTCTATAATATTGGTGGGCATAATGAAAGAACCAATCTCCAGGTTGTTAAGACAATTATAAAGGAATTAGGTAAAAGTGAAGAATTGATTCACTATGTTACTGATAGACCGGGACATGACATGCGATATGCTATAGATCCTACTAAGATAAAGAATGAACTTGGATGGGAACCAACCACCTCATTTGATGAAGGCATAAAGAGAACAATTAGTTGGTATCTCAATAACAAGTCTTGGTGGGAAAATATTATTAGTGGTGAATATAAGAATTATTACGAAAAGATGTATGGAAATAGATAA
- a CDS encoding ABC transporter permease, whose translation MFTLLYYYLFEYYSSRYEIKINIEQDNQTEYQIFYSSEQGNSEFSEDYSYKYVSDKNNVLHEISTYIVMGNITKIRVDFGYLNNSIFKLESIVLENVFGNKSYSAHDIVNGGEHIIYNNVEILDEQNGLLSFTTTGIDPYIIIKDINIKNTNYLILSLSIIIALISTFVFYKFVKLKVIYNLFKDFFTNRKLIISLAANDFKTKYAGSYFGIIWAFVQPLCTILMFWFVFQIGFKSKPVEDVPFVLWLACGLIPWFFFSDAWGSATNSFIDYSYLVKKVVFKINILPIVKVLSSLVVHIVFVMFLFLMFFIYRIYPTIYMLQIIYYIFCMCVLIIGLSLITSTLIIFFKDLGQLMNIILQFGMWLTPIMWNTDVIPLNFVWVFKLNPMYYIVQGFRDSMLTNIMFYQNVRQTLYFWCITLIILLVGSLLFAKLKSHFADVL comes from the coding sequence ATGTTTACTTTATTATATTATTACTTGTTTGAATACTATTCCAGTAGATACGAAATAAAGATTAATATAGAACAGGATAATCAAACAGAATATCAAATTTTTTATAGTTCAGAACAAGGTAATAGTGAATTCAGTGAAGATTATTCCTATAAATATGTTTCGGATAAAAATAATGTTTTACATGAAATAAGCACCTATATAGTAATGGGAAATATAACAAAAATTAGGGTTGATTTTGGATATCTGAATAATAGTATTTTTAAACTTGAGAGCATTGTATTAGAAAATGTATTTGGGAACAAAAGTTATAGTGCGCATGATATAGTTAATGGAGGCGAACACATTATTTATAATAATGTAGAAATACTAGATGAACAGAATGGTCTATTGAGTTTTACTACAACAGGAATTGATCCTTACATTATTATAAAAGATATAAATATAAAAAATACAAATTACTTAATACTTAGTTTATCTATTATCATAGCACTAATAAGCACATTTGTATTTTATAAATTTGTTAAGTTAAAAGTAATATATAATTTATTTAAGGACTTTTTCACAAATCGAAAACTAATTATATCACTCGCTGCTAACGATTTCAAAACGAAGTATGCAGGTTCTTACTTCGGAATTATATGGGCTTTTGTTCAACCATTATGTACCATTCTCATGTTCTGGTTTGTATTTCAAATTGGTTTTAAATCAAAGCCAGTTGAAGATGTGCCATTTGTTTTGTGGTTAGCTTGTGGTCTTATCCCTTGGTTCTTCTTTTCAGATGCTTGGGGGAGTGCGACCAATTCTTTTATTGACTACAGTTATCTTGTTAAAAAAGTAGTGTTTAAGATTAATATTTTACCTATAGTAAAAGTTTTATCTTCGTTGGTTGTACATATTGTATTTGTGATGTTTCTTTTTTTAATGTTTTTTATATACAGGATTTATCCAACTATTTATATGCTTCAAATTATTTATTATATTTTTTGTATGTGTGTATTGATAATTGGTTTATCGTTAATTACATCAACACTTATTATATTCTTTAAAGATTTAGGTCAATTAATGAATATAATTTTACAATTTGGAATGTGGCTTACGCCCATTATGTGGAATACGGATGTGATACCTTTAAATTTTGTTTGGGTTTTCAAATTAAATCCAATGTATTATATAGTACAAGGATTTAGAGATAGTATGTTAACTAATATAATGTTCTATCAAAATGTCAGACAGACATTATACTTCTGGTGCATTACTTTAATAATATTGCTAGTAGGTTCGTTATTATTTGCAAAATTGAAGTCTCATTTTGCAGATGTTTTATAA